In one window of Brassica rapa cultivar Chiifu-401-42 chromosome A07, CAAS_Brap_v3.01, whole genome shotgun sequence DNA:
- the LOC103832000 gene encoding protein SHI RELATED SEQUENCE 5 — translation MAGFFYLGGRDNNNSKQDHHQVDKDHHHHQDKSNYLYLYKDEIYNTNKGFEIWPPQYFQQQQEQQQHVTPPSNFYSFGMVPSGSSSGNNNNNRSRGLYFNVVSDHEPGGFTVTRQGGMNCQDCGNQAKKDCPHMRCRTCCKSRGFHCQTHVKSTWVPAAKRRERLAQLASLQHHSASSRETPNANAKRLREVDGGDNDDDKDHNGGGGSSLATRVVNTNSNSGLEAIQKLPPEVSSPAVFRCVRVSSIEEDEDDQEYAYQTAVNIGGHVFKGILYDQGPDQDHHHQFNLLASTATTTNAEEIAAKTAVTIAGNNNSGLILDPSSLYPTQLNSFIAGTPFFTPPRD, via the exons ATGGCAGGATTTTTCTATCTAGGAGGGagagacaacaacaacagcaaacAAGATCATCATCAAGTTGACaaggatcatcatcatcatcaagacAAGAGTAACTATCTTTATCTTTACAAAGACGAGATCTATAACACCAACAAGGGTTTCGAGATTTGGCCTCCACAATACttccaacaacaacaagaacaacaacaacatgtcACACCTCCTTCAAACTTCTACTCCTTTGGAATGGTCCCAAGCGGAAGCAGCAGCGGCAATAACAACAATAACAGGAGCCGGGGTTTATACTTCAACGTAGTCTCCGATCATGAGCCGGGAGGGTTCACCGTAACGAGACAAGGAGGTATGAACTGTCAAGATTGTGGGAATCAAGCTAAGAAAGATTGTCCTCATATGAGATGTAGAACTTGTTGTAAGAGCCGAGGCTTTCACTGTCAGACTCACGTTAAGAGCACTTGGGTTCCTGCTGCTAAACGCCGTGAGCGTTTGGCTCAACTCGCTTCCTTGCAGCACCATTCAGCCTCCAGCCGCGAAACGCCAAACGCAAACGCTAAACGCCTACGTGAAGTAGATGGTggtgataatgatgatgataaagACCATAATGGTGGTGGTGGATCGTCTCTTGCTACCCGTGTGGTGAATACTAATTCTAATTCAG GGTTGGAGGCGATTCAAAAATTACCACCGGAAGTTAGCTCACCGGCGGTTTTCCGATGCGTTCGAGTGAGCTCGATAGAAGAGGATGAAGATGATCAAGAATATGCTTATCAAACGGCTGTGAACATTGGGGGACATGTCTTTAAAGGCATTCTTTATGACCAAGGACCAGATCAAGATCACCACCACCAATTTAACCTCCTTGCATCCACTGCTACAACCACCAATGCCGAAGAGATTGCTGCAAAAACGGCGGTTACTATTGCCGGAAACAATAACAGTGGATTAATTCTTGATCCTTCGTCGCTTTATCCTACTCAACTCAACTCCTTCATCGCCGGTACGCCATTCTTCACACCTCCGAGGGACTAA
- the LOC103831998 gene encoding dehydration-responsive element-binding protein 2D, with product MSSIEPNVMMVGANKKQRTVQASSRKGCMRGKGGPDNASCTYKGVRQRTWGKWVAEIREPNRGARLWLGTFDTSREAALAYDSAARKLYGPEAHLNLPQESVRSYPETTQTPSSNSGGKSDCWVNKESPCSSNEMSSWGTREEISWENMNADLPVTDDSSIWEEATMSLGFPWVHEGDDNFSAFNTCISGGYSNWDSFNFPIFRFH from the coding sequence ATGTCATCCATAGAACCAAACGTAATGATGGTTGGTGCAAATAAGAAACAACGAACGGTCCAAGCTAGTTCAAGGAAAGGCTGTATGAGAGGAAAAGGTGGACCTGATAACGCGTCTTGCACATACAAAGGCGTTAGACAACGCACTTGGGGCAAATGGGTCGCTGAGATCCGTGAGCCTAACCGAGGAGCTCGTCTTTGGCTCGGCACTTTCGACACCTCCCGAGAGGCTGCCCTGGCTTATGACTCCGCAGCTCGTAAGCTCTATGGGCCTGAGGCTCACCTCAATCTCCCTCAGGAGTCCGTAAGAAGTTACCCTGAAACGACACAAACGCCAAGCAGCAACTCGGGTGGAAAAAGCGACTGCTGGGTCAACAAGGAGTCGCCTTGTTCATCTAACGAGATGTCATCGTGGGGAACGAGAGAGGAGATATCATGGGAAAATATGAACGCTGATTTGCCGGTAACGGATGATTCTTCTATATGGGAAGAAGCTACAATGTCGTTAGGGTTTCCGTGGGTTCATGAAGGAGATGATAATTTTTCTGCGTTTAATACTTGTATTTCCGGTGGCTATTCTAATTGGGATTCCTTTAATTTCCCCATTTTCAGGTTTCACTAA
- the LOC103831999 gene encoding protein WALLS ARE THIN 1: MSDNTDNRRAIWGVPEKLQLHIAMLTLQFGYAGFHVVSRAALNMGISKLVFPVYRNIIALLLLLPFAYFLEKKERPAITLNFLIQFFFLALIGITANQGFYLLGLDYTSPTFASSMQNSVPAITFLMAALLRIEKVRINRRDGISKVLGTALCVAGASVITLYKGPTIYTPTSNLHAHLLTTNSAASAVLAPLGDAAPKNWTLGCIYLIGHCLSWSGWLVFQAPVLKSYPARLSVTSYTLLFGIIQFVIIAAFCERDSQAWVFHSGWELFTILYAGIVASGIAFAVQIWCIDRGGPVFVAVYQPVQTLVVAIMASIALGEEFYLGGIIGAVLIIAGLYFVLYGKSEERKFAALEKAAIQSSAEHGIERAPISRGSITTPLLHQSTSNV, from the exons ATGTCTGATAACACCGATAACCGGAGAGCAATATGGGGAGTTCCGGAGAAGCTTCAGCTTCACATAGCGATGCTCACGTTACAATTCGGTTACGCAGGATTCCACGTGGTCTCGAGAGCTGCTCTTAACATGGGAATCAGCAAACTTGTCTTCCCTGTTTACCGTAACATCATCGCCTTGCTTCTTCTCCTTCCCTTCGCTTACTTCCTCGAAAA GAAAGAGAGACCAGCGATTACTCTCAACTTTCTCATCCAGTTCTTCTTTTTGGCACTCATcgg AATAACAGCGAACCAAGGGTTTTACTTGTTGGGTCTGGACTACACTTCACCAACGTTTGCTTCTTCCATGCAAAACTCTGTTCCCGCCATCACCTTTCTCATGGCTGCTCTTCTCAG GATTGAGAAAGTTAGAATAAACAGAAGAGACGGCATCTCCAAAGTCTTAGGAACAGCACTTTGCGTCGCCGGAGCTTCTGTCATCACTCTCTACAAGGGTCCCACCATCTACACACCCACTAGCAACCTCCACGCTCACCTCCTCACAACCAACTCCGCCGCCTCCGCCGTCTTAGCGCCGCTTGGAGACGCCGCGCCAAAAAACTGGACTCTTGGCTGCATCTACCTGATTGGTCACTGTCTCTCCTGGTCCGGTTGGCTCGTGTTTCAAGCTCCGGTTCTTAAATCTTATCCGGCGAGGCTCTCGGTTACGTCTTACACCCTTTTGTTCGGAATCATCCAGTTCGTGATCATCGCTGCTTTCTGCGAAAGAGATTCTCAGGCTTGGGTTTTTCACTCCGGTTGGGAGCTTTTCACCATCCTATACGCA gGAATAGTGGCGTCTGGAATCGCGTTTGCGGTTCAGATTTGGTGTATTGACAGAGGGGGTCCAGTCTTCGTTGCTGTTTACCAACCTGTTCAGACTTTGGTCGTTGCCATAATGGCTTCGATTGCTTTAGGCGAGGAGTTTTACTTGGGCGG TATTATTGGAGCTGTGCTGATTATAGCGGGACTTTACTTTGTGTTGTACGGTAAGAGCGAAGAGAGGAAGTTTGCAGCTCTAGAGAAGGCGGCGATCCAGTCCTCCGCGGAGCATGGTATAGAGCGTGCACCCATTTCTCGCGGCTCCATCACAACTCCACTGCTCCATCAGTCAACGAGCAACGTTTGA